ttttccttcctgtggAATGCATTATATAATATGATCTTGTCAATGTTCTTCCTTCCTAAATTTATTACCAGCAAACTAAGGGATCTTTAGCAGTTGCTCTTGAAAGCCTATACTTCTACTAGTATCTTCTGTATCCAGcaataattaattattaaattcaGAGCACATCCAAGCACATTACACCTTTTAAGACAAGTGGTTTGTAATGCGTGTCAGCAGTGAATGTTTTCGATAGTATAGACACTCCTTGGTCTCAGTTATTACAGCATATTTTCATATGGCTAACCCTCACTCTCATAAATGCCCTGTCATTTTCAGTAGGGTGACTCTCTGGGAGTGAGAATTTGCTGAATAAGACATACGACCCATCAACCATGTACATATCAGTGGTCTCATTTAAAGCATTGAAGCTAATTGTACACCAAATTTATGTGCTGATATAAGTACACAGAtgagagggagaaataaaaatgtttgtaagaCAGGGGGCcttagtttttaaaaacctcCCGTGTCACGCATATAGCAGTATTTAgattgaaataataaataatttttaaggacATATGGTTTAGaacaaaatttttgtttcatccATCTATGTATTATATAATTAATGAAACAACCTTGATAAACTAGCACGATGACCATTACTGATAGGTGGgatcacttttttgttttccctttttttctttcacagcaacTACAGTGCACTGTTAGGAGTGTGGATCTATGGCTTTTTTGTGGTGATCTTGCTGGTACTGGACCTTTTATATTACTCTTCAATGAACTATGATATTTGCAAATTTTACTTGGCACGGTGGGGAATCCAGGGAAAGTGGATGACACAAGGACAGAGCCGATGGATTAACCCTGCTCAGGATCCAAGCCAAGTACAGACACAGCCTCAGCCAGAGACACAGCCTCAAACTCAGCCACAGCCTCAAACATCACAGACAGTACATACTTTAAAAGGAGATGCTTTAAGCCCACCCCTGATGTCTTTTCAGAGTACATCTGCCTGGTAAGTAAGTTAAGCCatattgtgactttttttttgactcTCTTTGTTTTGTAGTGTGAGCAATCACCTGTATTTGGAAGTGCCTGCAAATTCTAAGCTAAGAGGCACCATTTCTAGCACATAATTCTTTATGTCATGAACTGTCTTACAGAATTACTGCTTAGGAGTGATTTTTTTACTCTGGAATATATGAAGTAATCTTTTAATACTGTTCTCAGAGAAATAGATGCTGCCATTTTTCAGTGCTAAATAGTTTTACTACTCTGTGGTACAAATAAACTACAAATCTTTGTTCTACATCGACCATtataaaattaacattaatCTGGTGTCAAAGACTAATTGCTATGTGTATCTATGTATCTATTGGTCTGGTTTTAAAAGATTGTATAAATAGCAACACTGAAATAGCTTCAATGCAAGATGTCACAAGTCCACACTATTTGTGGCATGAGACACAGAAACAACATAAAAAccaggttggtttttttatatgcaTAGCCAAAAAAGCATAGCTTGATCTCATTTGACAGAGTGACACAAGTAGGCTACTGTAAAGTTAAATgctacaaaaacaaaagaaaacccccaaaaaacccagaccAAATGGGAGACAGATACTCCAGGAGCAGGCAGAACATGCAATATAAATAGAAGAAACTAAATACTGATAGCCATGGGACAAAATGACATTGAATGATTTTCAACTGTTTTtaccaaagaaaacagaagcaaaggaagagagCTGAATAAAACGATGCTCTGAATAAGGTGTCAAGAAAGGTGGGGACTTTTTTCTTGGCAAGAGAGCATAAAGATTTGGAAGGGGGCAGAGAGGGTACATAGTCACCAGTATATTTTAGAAGTGTTCCAGAAGGCTGAGTGCTGAGCTTTGGCAAAATAAAGCGATCTAAGAATGAGTAGGGTGAAAAAGATGACAGCAGTTCCTGAAGCTGTAGAGCATGTAAAGCCACAACGTTGATCTTGGTCTGAAACCTTTGGGTAGTACTGTGTTGCAGATGGGATGATGATAGCAGTAGTCCTTTTATTTCATAACTTGCCCTTTAATTTTAAGTGTAAATATAGAGCAAATAGGGTTGAAGATTTTTTCATAATAGAAAAGGTAGTGATAGTTTGACCCAAGGACAAgttcagtgaaggaggaggttGTTTGGCATAGTAGCCCGTACTGGATGTACCCGGTGCAGATCAGACTTAAGGACCATTCTAGCAGGACTTGTCCAAACAGAAGAGTCTAACAGTGCTACTTAAGATAGAGACTTGCTTGTGCTTAGTTGTAAGCACTCttcttttcacttcttcctcttctctccttttttcttcttctaattccttcagcttttttgcaCATTGATTTCCCAGTCTGTAGTCAGAATTGCCATACAGGTTAAGACCAACATTTGTAGTACAATAATTGTATTCTAGCTTAATACATGTGGGTGtccatgtgtgtgtatatataaaaatgtaatgactgcattaaaatatatatatataaaaaaaaattagcctgGTTATACCACTTGGTAATTCCGCCATACCATTACAAATTAAAGGAAACTATTCAAGAATTCTTGAAGGATTCTTGGTCACTTTCCATTACTGacttttgttgttctgtttctttgctttttttgaagcaTTAAGCGGGGAATGTATGTTAGGATCAGGTGAGCATATCCCATATGCTCCTTTCCC
Above is a genomic segment from Gymnogyps californianus isolate 813 chromosome 1, ASM1813914v2, whole genome shotgun sequence containing:
- the SHISAL1 gene encoding protein shisa-like-1 isoform X2 — protein: MTNCGQQSLNVLMVLLSLLLSAVLSAHFRVCEPYTDYKGRYHFGFHCPRLSDNKSYIFCCHHNNTVFKYCCNETEFQTVMQMNLTGNADGYMHNNYSALLGVWIYGFFVVILLVLDLLYYSSMNYDICKFYLARWGIQGKWMTQGQSRWINPAQDPSQVQTQPQPETQPQTQPQPQTSQTVHTLKGDALSPPLMSFQSTSA
- the SHISAL1 gene encoding protein shisa-like-1 isoform X1 — protein: MTNCGQQSLNVLMVLLSLLLSAVLSAHFRVCEPYTDYKGRYHFGFHCPRLSDNKSYIFCCHHNNTVFKYCCNETEFQTVMQMNLTGNADGYMHNNYSALLGVWIYGFFVVILLVLDLLYYSSMNYDICKFYLARWGIQGKWMTQGQSRWINPAQDPSQVQTQPQPETQPQTQPQPQTSQTVHTLKGDALSPPLMSFQSTSAW